One region of Candidatus Methylomirabilota bacterium genomic DNA includes:
- a CDS encoding sugar ABC transporter permease: protein MRRTQRQRDIRTAYLLLSPAVLLLLTVLAYPVGWEVWTSLTSLSPLQEGATAFVGLQNYSQHLEDPQFWRTAAVTVVYAVVTIAAKLALGLGFALLLARPFRGRTLVFLAIFLPWAYPASVSVMGWYWTLNPPIPTAYAAFMGHVKYSVDSAFGGGAWVFVSATLFNIWRGSSFIGVLLLAGINGIPPELFEYALLETKSPWQRFRMVTMPLLKPFLALGAFLSLTSAFSDIANVWMLTAGRIVFPVLGTQAYWLAINGGQFGPASALSLLLVPFLLGALLLLFRLFDSPEREAA, encoded by the coding sequence ATGAGGCGGACACAACGGCAGCGCGATATCCGGACCGCGTACCTGCTGCTGTCGCCCGCGGTCCTCCTGCTCCTGACAGTGCTGGCCTATCCCGTGGGGTGGGAGGTCTGGACGAGTCTTACCTCTCTCTCACCGCTCCAAGAGGGCGCCACGGCGTTCGTCGGGCTGCAGAACTACAGCCAGCACCTCGAGGACCCGCAGTTCTGGCGGACGGCGGCCGTGACCGTCGTCTACGCCGTGGTCACGATCGCGGCCAAGCTGGCCTTGGGGCTCGGCTTCGCCCTTCTCCTCGCCCGGCCCTTCCGGGGTCGGACCCTCGTGTTCCTGGCAATCTTCCTCCCGTGGGCGTACCCCGCGAGCGTGAGCGTGATGGGCTGGTACTGGACGCTCAACCCTCCGATTCCCACCGCCTACGCCGCCTTCATGGGCCACGTCAAGTACAGCGTGGACAGCGCGTTCGGCGGCGGCGCCTGGGTATTTGTGTCCGCCACGTTGTTCAACATCTGGCGCGGCAGCTCCTTCATCGGCGTGCTCCTGCTGGCAGGGATCAACGGGATCCCGCCGGAGCTGTTCGAGTACGCGCTCCTGGAAACGAAGAGTCCCTGGCAGCGCTTCCGGATGGTGACCATGCCGCTGCTCAAGCCGTTTCTCGCGCTGGGAGCGTTTCTCTCCCTGACGAGCGCGTTCTCGGACATCGCCAACGTCTGGATGCTCACCGCCGGCCGCATTGTCTTCCCCGTGCTCGGCACCCAGGCCTACTGGCTCGCCATCAACGGCGGACAGTTCGGGCCCGCCTCGGCGTTGTCGCTGCTGCTGGTTCCCTTCCTGCTCGGCGCCCTCCTGCTGCTGTTCCGGCTCTTCGATTCTCCGGAGCGGGAGGCCGCGTGA
- a CDS encoding ABC transporter substrate-binding protein, producing MRAPALILILLFLLILTASVASAAEPLVIGEINPLTGALALQGTSVHQGIALAIEEQNARGGVGGRSIALLSRDDEGRPERALAAAEELTGRRGAVALVGGYVDSLVGPIAEVADRARVPYLATASLDERLTERGNRYFFRISSLSSYVRVTTGITLDTLKADNVAILYSHTPGASQLARRQKEALEKAGVRVSVYEPFAPGLSDFTSFLIRIREQGAQVLLSDTFFADHLLLVRQMAQAGITVRAFLGAFGMEFPSVIRELGSSSEGLYGTTAWQLGVHPGAQDGESRAFIDAYARRFGGAPVPLSMHGYAAARVLLAALEAVARGGRPVTGETLRDALAAADVTTPLGRVKFDNKGDPLYYERVVVQIQNGRHVVVYPKTRATAPIQLPAR from the coding sequence ATGAGGGCTCCTGCCCTCATCCTCATCCTCCTCTTCCTCCTCATCCTGACGGCCTCGGTCGCGAGCGCGGCCGAGCCCCTCGTCATCGGTGAGATCAACCCTCTGACGGGCGCGCTGGCGCTCCAGGGAACCAGTGTTCACCAGGGCATCGCGCTCGCCATCGAGGAGCAGAACGCACGGGGGGGCGTCGGCGGCCGATCGATCGCGCTCCTGTCCCGGGACGACGAGGGCAGGCCGGAACGGGCCCTCGCGGCCGCCGAGGAGCTGACCGGCCGCCGCGGCGCCGTCGCCCTGGTGGGCGGGTACGTCGACAGCCTCGTCGGGCCCATCGCCGAGGTGGCGGATCGCGCGCGCGTCCCCTACCTCGCCACGGCCTCCCTCGACGAGCGCCTCACCGAGCGGGGCAACCGGTACTTCTTCCGGATCTCAAGTCTCTCATCCTATGTGCGCGTCACGACCGGCATCACGCTGGACACCCTGAAGGCCGACAACGTCGCCATCCTGTACTCGCACACCCCGGGGGCGTCCCAGCTCGCCCGGCGCCAGAAGGAGGCGCTCGAGAAGGCGGGCGTTCGAGTGTCTGTCTACGAGCCTTTCGCTCCCGGGCTGTCGGACTTCACTTCCTTCCTGATCCGGATACGTGAGCAAGGGGCCCAGGTGCTCCTGTCCGATACCTTCTTCGCCGACCACCTGCTCCTTGTGCGCCAGATGGCGCAGGCGGGGATCACGGTGCGGGCGTTCCTCGGCGCCTTCGGCATGGAGTTCCCCAGCGTGATCCGCGAGCTGGGCTCATCGAGCGAAGGGCTGTACGGCACCACCGCCTGGCAGCTGGGAGTCCACCCGGGGGCGCAGGATGGCGAATCGCGCGCCTTCATCGATGCCTACGCCCGGCGCTTCGGAGGCGCGCCCGTGCCGCTGTCGATGCACGGCTACGCGGCCGCGCGCGTGCTGCTGGCCGCCCTCGAGGCGGTGGCGCGCGGCGGCCGGCCGGTCACGGGGGAGACGCTGCGCGATGCGCTGGCCGCTGCCGACGTGACGACGCCGCTCGGTCGCGTGAAGTTCGACAACAAGGGCGACCCGCTCTACTACGAGCGCGTGGTCGTCCAGATCCAGAACGGCCGGCACGTCGTCGTCTATCCGAAGACCCGCGCCACCGCTCCCATCCAGCTCCCCGCGCGCTAG